In the genome of Schistocerca piceifrons isolate TAMUIC-IGC-003096 chromosome X, iqSchPice1.1, whole genome shotgun sequence, the window CTAGCCAGGagtgaattccttgggtttgcaaGATAGTGGACTGTTCTGTAATCGTGTTTGCTCTCGAATCAAGATTGAgtaccttttattttattatgttagtACTGGAGAATAGAACACCATGTAAAGAAaatactgttgatggtgattctAATGGtgtcaattaattttttttgtttttatattgataaaataaatgtttgtgccGTAACTACTGCAACTGAATAATTGGCATTCCCACAAGTACAAAGTCACTGCTGAAAGACATGTACACTGTCTGCTTGTACCGTGGAAAAGCAAAGCATATGTTACATGTGAAACTAATGCATCAGATCTTGAGCTCATGTCGTGTACTTCAACATCAAAATTGTATGTGTAATACCAAAGGCCAATTGTTGGCAGAAGATTTGAAGCATGAAATGCAACAAATTTTAAAAACAGATCTTGAAAACCCTAACAATGCACATCTCTTTCATGGGCAGAAAACTGTGAGATTCACAAACGACTTATGATCGTTTTATATTGTCTTGTCTGCTTCAGTCGAACTTATTGTTTAAGAGTTGCGGAAAATGGGCAGCACTAAAATAAAGTGTTTTTGTTATCCCTTTGTAAGTCCTGAGATCATAACATCCTTCTCTTACAATAGTGTTGAATAAGGCATGGTAGGTATATGAGACTTATTGTTATTTAAGTTAAGTTTGATACgcaattgttgtttgagattgatgtcgcacaaagaaatgatatgaaaatgaaataagtttactatttaaatatagtaATGGAAATGTTACTATTTTGGGGTAGTTTCTCATTTTGATGGAGGGTTAATTTCAGAACCAGTCTCAAGTAGTCTGTACTGTGTACATTtatgtatttgattagtaatctttgcttttctgttatgaaagtTACACACATGTTAACTAGTGTGTGTGAAGGGTGCTGTTTAGGGGATAGTACAAGTACTAAGAAAACTCTGATATGTTTGGCTAATGCCaaattgatttgtatttacaggtgaTGACATCATTCCCAGTTGATTGTCAGAGTTGGAGTACTAGGTGTAAACCAATTCCTTTGTCACAAGTACCTATTCCCTTGGACGTCAtttgtttgaggtaggtatgttgtgtgACATTAGTATTAGTAGATCCTGTAACTTGTACAATGCATTACATCTAATGACATGACAGGTATTTGCACTTACCAGTGATATATCTGTATATTTTTGGTTAGGCaaaattgttgcctttgatactgcTTTTAGAAGTTGGCATTGTTGGAGCAGTGtagatgtgaaaagatagtaatttgCATAGCTTTTAAAATTCCTATGTGTAGTCAAGAGTGGTCACGTTTGTCAGTAAATGCATTGTGCATATTCAAGATTAAATAATTTGGTTTGTAATCCTGTAGTGAACAGTGAATATCTATGTTACAACATTTCTCAACAAGAAGTGTCACATGGTATGTTGTGAATGTATCATGGGTTGCACGTTGTTGCTAATGGAGTAAATttatattgtaattttattttctgagcctaCTGTTACAAAGTGCAGGTGTATTTTGGGTGTTCATATGTGTAAATTACATCCACACGGAATGTAATTTACTTTCACTTTACCTGATAGTGTTAAAACAAGTTTCTACCAGAAAGCAAGTTTTTATGGcctataaagaaaggaaaaatgtatttagtaatatttattGGAATGTTTACATTGGTTGAGTGGCTActtcacaacataatcactgacattgttgaggcatttttgAAACCGTGCACCTCCAGGTGCATGCACATCTCATAGGACCCAGCTGCCAAAATCCAACACCATAACGTCCTTCCAGTTGGCACCTCAGCTTCAGTGTGGAAATGTATTGCAACAAAAAAGAATTCATGAGAAGGAATAGATGACAGCCACTTGGGCCAGTTCACAGCTGTAGTGCTGGTGGTTGAAGTTCTCCCATCAAAACTGATTCAGTAAATTTCATGTGGCATTGGCTGTACGGTGTCTTGAGTATCCTGTGTAAGAGATAAGAATTTTGGTGTCCTTTAATTGTGGCTTTTCACTGTTAAGTAGTAGactcattaactgcttcatttctATCACTACAACATGAAGTATGACGTGTTCAATATAGATGCAGCCTGTGTTGCATAATCCTGGtaatgaactatttttgaaccattatttgtgTTCAGTGGCTAAAGTTACTGAGGACAATTCTAGTTTATGAGtccttgtgtgaaagtgtgtgatGTGAGGTACTTTTGAGCTACTGGAAATAGCTTTCTTGTTGGTATCATATATGTTACGAAAAGGTGTGTATTGTATTGTGAAAAGCTTTGGCATTCTTATAGCTATTGACTTAATACTTTGTGTGTTACTCGACTTTATTGCAAGACATCTAGCATAGGGTATAATTATACGCTACTGCATATACAGAATAGGatgtttctttgttcttgttgtatAGTGTATTAAATTTGTCTGTTGGTCAGATATACAACTTTGTGAATGCACTGAAGATTATGTACTTTGAATTTTAaggaagtacattaaaaacagtgcagacattaaatgggGTAACTGTGTACATTTTGAAGCATATTTCAAATATGTTTCCAATATTCCCAACAGTTCCGCTATATTGCATTGGTTTTTTGTGACTTTAGTTGTTGGTTTATGAACATACTGTAAACTGTCTATGTTGTATGTTATGTTATCAGTTAcaaaatgtttcctgtttttgcaATTATCAGTGTTATATTTGTATATTTCTGGTCAGtcacaattgttgcctttgatactgcTCTTGAGAAGTTGGGAATGTATATGTGAAAAGATAGGAAATGCCAATAGCTTTTGAAATTATTAGATGTAGTCAAAAAGTGGTCTCATTTATCAGTAAATAAGCCCAAGTGCCTCCCCAAGCGAGCTGCTAAATTGCGCCCCCCGCCCCCCTTTGTTTATGCaaaacgtttgtggaattttatttggCTAGTCTCAAAGCTGTTAATATGTGATTGTATGTAAACTGTCATGTTGACAGTTACATTCAGGATGACGGTATAGATGTAAATATAACTCCAAGCATTGAGAACAGCCACACTGTGAAAaaatctatgtagatctggaaaatagaaacaaaaattgcCACTGGttggtgacattctctacagatttgtacaaaacagttgCTGGGCACTAACTCTAAAGTGGAATCAAACCTGATTGAATAAATCAAGCTAACTTTTATAAGCCTTGTGAATTTACTCaattgtccaaatgtgtgtgaaatcttatggggcttaactgctgaggtcatcactccctaagcttacacactacttatcctatattatcctgaggacaaatacacacactcatgcctgagggaagactcgaaccaccgccggggccagtcacacagtccatgactgcagcgccttagaccactcggctaatctagCATGGCTTGAACTTACAgttaacgtaaataaacatttttcaatggttgtgaacatataatgtattcaactgaaaacaaaatatatttacaatttaatgataatttggtttgaacaataatatttacgataactatttaatgttgaacaaaataataaacaacacagtaaataaccaagacactgatcataatataaaaatttaaaaaagtgctagacaaatcgaaccttcctagcttttgcttgtgcaaactctttcacaTGATCTGTGTAATGTAAGTCCTCCACAACCTCATTCTCAAtcgatattgttgcaagatcattcaaatGAGTTTTGTTCATGGTTGATCGGAggtatgtctttatcaatttcagttttgagaaactcctcttTCCACTCGCAACTGTCACTGAGAGTGTTAGGggaattctcagagcaatgttaacattcGGCCAAAAATTATGTCTTCCCATAAACTTCAGAATCTCTTTTGGACCTATaccaggtttcaacaatgttgaaagcacttttagttcatctctcaactccagtgcatcaatgtcgcttgactcatgatcttgcaaaatctctgcgaggtttctacactttgtgtccaggctgtcaggaggtgTATTCTTCAGCTCGTCAATGTCGTAGAGAtaatcaaaataatcacaatgagcTTTCAGTTGACTCAATCTCTCATCCAAAGATGTGAttactatatctaaaagataatagtagaATTCAATCTTATTTCGTTTTTTTGGATCATCTATTGtctcatcccttccttcataggtaaagtgtattggcttcttacttcATCACCAGGATACACTTATCCATGGTAATGTCAGATCTTCTAGCTGTAATTCTTTAGCCAAATCCTTAGAATCCatcaagaaagacacaaacttttcttctgttctgcaggtctcaTTTTATGCTTTCGTATTTCAAGCATTTCCATgctctcagaaacatttatgtcagtgGTCTGGATGGTCTTACCGACTGCACTGATGTGAAGCACAATGTCATATCAGATTACCAGAGATGTGAGAAAGGcgtaaatttttatttgattcacaAGTAACCTTGTTTCGTGAGCGGTCATGCCATTGAATTtttctgatatctgaaccagtgcatcaAAAACATCTCCAATTTGAAACCTCAGCGGAGTAAGGTCATCAGTGGCTTCAGCAACAGGTTAGGCAGATACTTCTTCAAGACATCCCAATGTCGAACGGAGGAcgagaagaagacatacaagcttttcactgtcgaaaacatggaaacagcatatcTAGAAGACTAGCGGCATAGTTTACATCAGGATTCAATGAGTGACTCctacatggtacataaaatgatttcttgttcatatctgaaattcATTTCTGGAGATCAAACTTCTTTCttgccctctcatattacacaataggatttttttatcttccaagaacttgagtacgACCTGCATCAAAGTGGAGCATAAAGAATCAGGCACTGGAAGAAATGCCAGGAAATGCTCCCAAATTTGGACATCATATACCCCGTGGAGTTTTGTCTCCTGGAcaaaacgtaccacaactgtcatctgctcaaTGTTTGAAATATCTTGTGTGCAGTCCAGAATTATACAGTAATACtttgcagatttcatcattaatagaatgttgttggttatagatgatCCAATAAGATTAATTATTTGATTCTTtgtttcttttccaagataatgatgacccttgttctcaccttcctttgttctgtgcaggtgctccatcatcacagTGTCAAACTTTCCGAAAAATTCAAGAAGTTTCTGTTGTTAGGCTGAAAGAGTGTATCTGTAC includes:
- the LOC124722650 gene encoding uncharacterized protein LOC124722650; amino-acid sequence: MEMLEIRKHKMRPAEQKKRRDETIDDPKKRNKIEFYYYLLDIVITSLDERLSQLKAHCDYFDYLYDIDELKNTPPDSLDTKCRNLAEILQDHESSDIDALELRDELKVLSTLLKPGIGPKEILKFMGRHNFWPNVNIALRIPLTLSVTVASGKRSFSKLKLIKTYLRSTMNKTHLNDLATISIENEVVEDLHYTDHVKEFAQAKARKLNTLYVHNH
- the LOC124722651 gene encoding uncharacterized protein LOC124722651; amino-acid sequence: MEHLHRTKEGENKGHHYLGKETKNQIINLIGSSITNNILLMMKSAKYYCIILDCTQDISNIEQMTVVVRFVQETKLHGVYDVQIWEHFLAFLPVPDSLCSTLMQVVLKFLEDKKILLCNMRGQERTTDDLTPLRFQIGDVFDALVQISEKFNGMTAHETRLLVNQIKIYAFLTSLVI